The Suncus etruscus isolate mSunEtr1 chromosome 14, mSunEtr1.pri.cur, whole genome shotgun sequence genome contains a region encoding:
- the LYPD5 gene encoding ly6/PLAUR domain-containing protein 5 — protein sequence MKMNHVSCPQGCSEAVLSLNTGYRDAVTLVQKGCWTGPRSGQMQTHDEALPPDYSEVLGCEGNLCNNRLLSHDSIPNLSPASTPQRLSGTVCYACAGTHPEDCTLGKSRKVQCHQDQSVCFQGNGRMNIGNFSVPVFMRTCHRPSCTIKGTSSPWSNIDLQGDCCEGSLCNRQPIDQTEHEHSADSAAPRGSPAPTTLGLLLAALLAWALGGPRALCS from the exons ATGAAGATGAACCACGTCTCCTGTCCCCAAGGGTGCTCTGAGGCCGTCTTGTCCCTGAACACTG GGTACCGCGATGCCGTGACCTTGGTGCAGAAGGGGTGCTGGACGGGTCCCAGGAGCGGCCAAATGCAGACCCACGACGAGGCGCTGCCACCTGACTATTCAGAGGTGCTGGGCTGTGAAGGCAACTTGTGCAACAACAGACTTTTGTCCCACGATAGCATTCCCAACCTGAGTCCAG CGTCCACGCCCCAGAGGCTCAGTGGCACCGTGTGCTATGCATGTGCGGGGACCCACCCAGAGGACTGCACCCTAGGAAAGTCCAGGAAGGTCCAGTGTCACCAGGACCAGAGTGTTTGCTTCCAAGGCAACGGCCGCATGAATATTG GTAATTTCTCGGTGCCCGTGTTCATGAGGACGTGCCACCGGCCCTCCTGCACCATCAAAGGTACCAGCAGCCCCTGGAGCAACATTGACCTGCAGGGCGATTGCTGTGAGGGGTCCCTGTGTAACCGCCAGCCCATCGACCAGACTGAGCACGAGCACTCGGCCGACAGCGCCGCCCCAAGGGGATCCCCAGCCCCCACCACGCTGGGCCTGCTCCTAGCTGCCCTGCTGGCCTGGGCGCTGGGTGGCCCCCGTGCCCTCTGTTCCTAG